In a genomic window of Candidatus Neomarinimicrobiota bacterium:
- a CDS encoding NAD(P) transhydrogenase subunit alpha translates to MEVFVAALTIFILALFVGYEVITKVPPLLHTPLMSGANAISGITLVGTIVTSGMQLTTFTTILGFIAVAMATANVVGGFLVTHRMLAMFHRKEDNV, encoded by the coding sequence ATGGAAGTTTTTGTAGCAGCTTTGACCATATTTATATTAGCGCTTTTTGTCGGCTATGAAGTGATCACGAAAGTTCCGCCTCTTTTACACACGCCGCTTATGTCCGGAGCCAACGCCATCTCCGGCATCACACTGGTCGGAACAATAGTGACCTCCGGTATGCAGCTGACCACTTTCACTACGATTTTGGGATTCATCGCGGTAGCGATGGCGACGGCAAACGTGGTAGGAGGCTTTTTAGTGACGCACCGTATGCTCGCAATGTTCCACCGTAAGGAAGATAATGTCTAA